Proteins encoded together in one Betaproteobacteria bacterium window:
- a CDS encoding MFS transporter, translated as MNLRLLVLCFGNFIIGTGTLIVPGMLPALAHGLGVNVPVAAQLITAFAFTVCVTAPPLAALTARFDRRALLVAVQLLFAAGHFASALASSLHELLVLRVLSSVGAALFTAQAASTAALLVPTERRGSAIAFVFVGWSIASVVGMPLGAYVSETVGWPAGFLIVGSGALLAAAAVHLTIPRGLMIVPIGRAMWASLFGNRRLIMTVAVTAIQAAAQFTVLSFLVPSFKTLFNASPETISILLIAFGATGVAGNIIGARMVDRIGAAKVTFLGLISMLTSHVLWLFVPGSWLLLVVFLLLWGIGCFSTNSAQQARLVMLSPPHAPVSVAMNSSAMYFGQAVGTAAGAAVLAGVAGPSAYSALALISIPLFVVSIVVSLLADRKKTGMD; from the coding sequence ATGAATCTGCGGCTGCTGGTCCTGTGTTTCGGTAATTTCATCATCGGCACTGGCACCCTGATCGTTCCGGGAATGCTGCCGGCACTGGCGCACGGGCTCGGTGTCAATGTTCCAGTCGCCGCCCAACTGATCACCGCTTTCGCCTTCACGGTCTGCGTCACAGCACCGCCGCTTGCCGCACTGACCGCCCGCTTCGACCGCCGCGCCCTGCTGGTCGCCGTGCAATTGCTGTTCGCCGCCGGACATTTTGCTTCCGCACTCGCCTCCAGCCTGCATGAACTCCTGGTGCTGCGCGTGCTGTCATCGGTCGGTGCGGCACTGTTCACCGCTCAAGCGGCTTCCACGGCGGCGCTGCTGGTGCCCACAGAACGTCGCGGCAGCGCAATCGCCTTCGTGTTTGTCGGCTGGTCGATCGCATCGGTTGTCGGCATGCCGCTCGGGGCTTACGTCAGCGAGACGGTTGGATGGCCCGCCGGTTTCCTGATCGTCGGAAGCGGCGCCCTGCTCGCAGCCGCCGCGGTTCACCTCACGATTCCCCGCGGCCTGATGATCGTTCCCATCGGCCGCGCCATGTGGGCTTCGCTGTTCGGCAATCGGAGATTGATAATGACGGTCGCCGTCACCGCGATCCAGGCCGCCGCGCAGTTCACCGTGCTCTCTTTCCTGGTTCCTTCTTTCAAGACGTTGTTCAACGCTTCGCCTGAAACCATCAGCATTCTGCTGATCGCGTTCGGCGCCACCGGCGTTGCCGGCAACATCATCGGCGCGCGCATGGTCGACCGGATCGGTGCCGCGAAGGTCACGTTCCTCGGCCTCATCTCGATGCTGACGTCGCACGTGCTCTGGCTGTTCGTTCCGGGATCCTGGTTGCTGCTGGTTGTTTTCCTGCTGCTGTGGGGCATCGGCTGCTTCTCGACCAACAGCGCGCAGCAGGCGCGGCTGGTCATGCTGTCGCCACCGCATGCTCCGGTGTCGGTGGCGATGAATTCGTCGGCAATGTATTTCGGGCAGGCGGTGGGTACGGCCGCCGGCGCCGCGGTACTCGCCGGCGTCGCCGGCCCGTCCGCTTACTCCGCGCTGGCTCTGATCAGCATCCCGCTGTTCGTCGTTTCCATCGTCGTGTCATTGCTTGCCGATCGCAAGAAAACCGGCATGGACTGA
- a CDS encoding altronate dehydratase, which yields MLQAADLTIRLNPADDVVIARVELPAGTEIIKEKIRAAVTVPAGHKIATHDIAEGSPVRRYNQIIGFAVKPIKAGDHVHVHNLAMGDFQRDYAFCADFKPVDYVTNPATFQGIVREDGRVATRNYLGVISSVNCSAHVCRTIAKFFDEDFMAQYPNVDSVVPIHHKTGCGMGSEGEPVDLLRRVLAGYATHPNFHSSLMIGLGCEANQINNLLAAQGLKRSRQLQAFTIQETGGTKKTVADGIARIKELLPDANNVKRETVPASHLTLGLQCGGSDGYSGISANPALGAAVDILVRNGGSAILSETPEVYGAEHLLTRRAATREIGEKLVQRIHWWEDYTTKLGGEMNNNPSPGNKAGGLTTILEKSLGAVAKGGTQAMMGVYEYAERVTVKGFVFMDTPGYDPVSATGQVAGGANMICFTTGRGSAYGCKPSPSLKLATNTAMFNKQEDDMDINCGVIVDGKASIQEVGQKFFEIILRTASGEQSKSEAMGYGEDEFAPWILGPTM from the coding sequence ATGTTGCAAGCCGCCGATCTCACCATTCGTCTCAATCCTGCCGACGACGTGGTGATCGCAAGGGTGGAACTGCCTGCCGGCACCGAGATCATCAAGGAAAAGATTCGCGCCGCCGTGACGGTCCCGGCCGGGCACAAGATCGCCACCCACGACATCGCTGAAGGCTCGCCGGTGCGCCGCTACAACCAGATCATCGGTTTCGCGGTGAAGCCGATCAAGGCCGGCGATCATGTGCATGTGCATAATCTGGCGATGGGCGACTTTCAGCGCGATTACGCATTCTGTGCGGACTTCAAGCCGGTCGACTACGTCACCAACCCGGCTACGTTCCAGGGCATCGTCCGCGAAGACGGCCGTGTCGCCACCCGGAACTACCTTGGCGTGATTTCCAGCGTCAACTGCTCCGCCCACGTCTGTCGCACTATCGCCAAGTTCTTCGACGAAGATTTCATGGCGCAGTACCCGAACGTCGACAGCGTGGTGCCGATTCATCACAAGACGGGCTGTGGCATGGGTTCCGAGGGCGAACCGGTGGACCTGCTGCGCCGAGTGCTCGCAGGCTACGCCACCCACCCGAACTTCCATTCCTCGCTGATGATCGGCCTGGGTTGCGAAGCCAACCAGATCAACAATCTTCTGGCCGCGCAGGGATTGAAGCGTTCCCGGCAATTGCAGGCCTTTACCATCCAGGAGACCGGCGGCACCAAGAAGACCGTGGCCGACGGGATCGCGCGCATCAAGGAATTGCTGCCCGACGCCAACAATGTGAAGCGCGAGACCGTCCCGGCTTCGCACCTGACCCTGGGCCTGCAGTGCGGCGGCTCCGACGGGTACTCCGGCATTTCCGCCAATCCGGCGCTCGGCGCCGCGGTGGATATCCTGGTGCGTAACGGCGGCTCCGCGATTCTCTCGGAGACCCCGGAAGTTTACGGCGCCGAACACCTGCTGACCCGCCGCGCAGCCACCCGCGAGATCGGCGAGAAACTGGTCCAGCGTATTCACTGGTGGGAGGACTACACCACCAAGCTCGGCGGCGAGATGAACAACAATCCCTCGCCCGGCAACAAGGCAGGCGGCCTCACCACGATTCTGGAGAAGTCACTCGGCGCGGTCGCGAAGGGTGGCACCCAGGCGATGATGGGCGTGTACGAATATGCCGAGCGCGTTACCGTCAAGGGCTTCGTGTTCATGGACACCCCGGGCTACGATCCGGTGTCGGCGACCGGACAGGTCGCCGGCGGCGCTAACATGATCTGCTTCACCACGGGCCGCGGCTCGGCCTACGGCTGCAAGCCGTCGCCATCGCTGAAACTTGCCACCAACACCGCGATGTTCAACAAGCAGGAAGACGACATGGACATCAACTGCGGCGTGATCGTCGACGGCAAGGCCAGCATCCAGGAAGTCGGCCAGAAGTTCTTCGAGATCATCCTCAGGACCGCATCAGGCGAGCAGAGCAAGAGCGAGGCGATGGGTTACGGAGAGGACGAGTTTGCTCCGTGGATACTCGGCCCGACGATGTAA
- a CDS encoding alpha/beta fold hydrolase yields MSADSTLASELPPEIRRHFPFASRFMPVNGYRMHYVDEGEGDPVLLLHGNPTWSFLYRKFVPRIVAAGYRVVAPDHIGFGLSDRPAREHDFSLENHIANLAEFIRRLGLQRLTVVCQDWGGPTGLACAVLNPAACKAIVVMNTWAWPEPTAFHGGVFPWRMMHAPLVGPYLFQRRNILVERGLYLSVVHRERFLKEALPAYRFVMPDYDSRLLTRVFPRLIPLRSDDRSAATMRWLEQSLRDLKIPVLIVWGKEEIVFPAECAHRFKTLLPHAKGPLWVTGSHFLQEDSPEEICGHILEFLHDQGRGSQA; encoded by the coding sequence ATGAGTGCCGATTCCACACTCGCATCCGAACTGCCGCCGGAGATTCGCAGGCACTTTCCGTTTGCAAGCCGGTTTATGCCGGTCAACGGATACCGCATGCACTATGTTGACGAAGGCGAGGGCGATCCGGTGCTGCTGTTGCACGGCAATCCGACCTGGTCATTCCTGTACCGCAAATTCGTCCCGCGCATTGTGGCCGCCGGCTATCGCGTCGTCGCACCCGACCACATCGGTTTCGGGCTTTCCGACCGACCCGCGCGCGAACACGATTTCAGCCTCGAGAATCATATCGCCAATCTCGCGGAATTCATCCGTCGACTCGGGTTGCAACGCCTCACGGTGGTTTGTCAGGACTGGGGCGGCCCGACGGGGCTGGCGTGCGCGGTGCTGAATCCCGCGGCCTGCAAAGCCATCGTGGTGATGAATACCTGGGCCTGGCCCGAGCCGACTGCGTTCCACGGCGGCGTATTTCCCTGGCGCATGATGCATGCGCCGTTGGTCGGACCTTATCTTTTCCAGCGGCGCAACATCCTGGTCGAGCGCGGACTGTACCTGTCGGTCGTGCATCGCGAGCGATTTCTCAAAGAAGCACTGCCGGCTTACCGTTTCGTGATGCCGGACTACGACAGCCGGCTGCTCACGCGCGTATTCCCGCGTCTCATCCCGTTGCGATCCGATGACCGTTCGGCCGCTACCATGCGCTGGCTCGAACAATCGCTGCGCGATTTGAAGATTCCGGTGCTGATCGTATGGGGAAAGGAAGAAATCGTATTCCCCGCAGAGTGCGCGCACCGGTTCAAGACGCTGCTGCCGCACGCGAAAGGACCGCTCTGGGTGACCGGATCGCACTTTCTGCAGGAGGATTCGCCGGAAGAAATCTGCGGGCACATCCTCGAATTCCTGCATGACCAGGGCCGCGGGAGTCAAGCATGA
- a CDS encoding mechanosensitive ion channel family protein, translated as MNEHVESLNQIKATVVDLAIKFGPKVFVAIAIMVGGYFAGRWVGKVMARGLRKLDLEPPVRDLLVRIIRILVLGMFAIMALQNLGVELLPLIAGIGVAGAGIALAMQGVLSNVVAGLTIIFTRPFRVSEYISIVGVEGKVENITLFSTTLTHADLSRVVVPNRKIVGEILHNYGKIRQLNIMVGVAYDTDLNKALATISEILQSNPRVLKDPAPGFGISVLADSSIHISVNPWVNVPDFGPAGSEINKALVETFRGKSISIPFPQQEVRMLGNAA; from the coding sequence ATGAACGAGCACGTCGAATCACTCAATCAGATCAAAGCGACTGTCGTCGACCTGGCAATCAAGTTCGGGCCGAAGGTATTCGTCGCCATCGCCATCATGGTCGGTGGCTACTTTGCCGGGCGCTGGGTGGGCAAGGTCATGGCCCGCGGCTTGAGGAAACTCGATCTCGAACCGCCAGTTCGAGACCTGCTGGTGCGCATCATCCGCATCCTGGTGCTGGGCATGTTCGCGATCATGGCGCTGCAGAACCTGGGCGTCGAGTTGTTGCCGCTGATCGCCGGAATCGGCGTCGCCGGCGCCGGCATCGCCCTGGCGATGCAGGGTGTGCTGAGCAATGTGGTCGCCGGGTTGACGATCATCTTCACGCGACCGTTCCGCGTCAGCGAGTACATCTCGATCGTCGGCGTTGAAGGCAAGGTCGAGAACATCACGTTGTTCAGCACCACGCTTACGCACGCAGACCTGTCGCGAGTGGTAGTCCCGAACCGGAAGATCGTCGGCGAGATCCTGCACAACTATGGCAAGATCCGTCAGCTCAACATCATGGTCGGCGTCGCCTACGACACGGATCTGAACAAGGCGCTAGCGACGATCAGCGAAATCCTGCAGAGCAATCCGCGGGTGCTGAAGGATCCGGCACCGGGATTCGGCATCAGCGTGCTTGCCGATTCGTCAATCCACATTTCCGTGAATCCGTGGGTGAATGTGCCCGACTTCGGACCGGCCGGCAGCGAGATCAACAAGGCCCTCGTGGAAACATTCCGCGGCAAATCGATTTCCATCCCGTTCCCGCAGCAGGAAGTGCGGATGCTGGGAAACGCGGCCTGA
- the pip gene encoding prolyl aminopeptidase has protein sequence MDFPTPRIRTELYPEIEPLRFSHLRLDDRHEMYWEESGNPRGAPVVFLHGGPGAGASPMHRRFFDPAHYRVIIFDQRGAGRSRPHGNLTDNTTPHLVADMEKLRTHLGIEKWVVFGGSWGSTLALAYAETHPAHCAALVLRGIFLCRKLEIDWFLYGMRFVYPEAWRRFAEYIPESERSNLLAAYSMRLNDPDPLIHMPAAHQWSIYEGSCSTLLPSASTVAHFSEDIVALGLARIEAHYFANNIFLPENSLLDNAGKLRSIPGIIVQGRYDMVCPIISAHDLHQAWPEAEYTVIPDAGHSAWEAGISAQLVAAMERLKARV, from the coding sequence ATGGATTTCCCGACTCCACGCATTCGCACCGAGCTTTATCCGGAAATCGAGCCGTTGCGCTTCAGTCACCTCAGATTGGACGACCGGCATGAAATGTACTGGGAAGAGTCGGGAAATCCGCGCGGGGCGCCCGTAGTGTTCCTCCACGGCGGGCCCGGCGCCGGCGCCAGCCCGATGCACCGCCGTTTCTTCGATCCGGCACACTACCGCGTCATCATATTCGACCAGCGCGGCGCCGGACGTTCGCGACCGCACGGAAACCTGACCGACAACACCACGCCGCACCTGGTCGCCGACATGGAGAAGCTGCGCACGCATCTCGGCATCGAAAAATGGGTCGTCTTCGGCGGATCATGGGGCAGCACGCTCGCACTTGCCTATGCGGAAACGCATCCGGCGCATTGCGCGGCACTGGTATTGCGCGGAATATTCCTGTGTCGCAAGCTCGAGATCGACTGGTTTTTGTACGGCATGCGCTTTGTCTATCCCGAAGCCTGGCGCCGCTTTGCAGAATACATACCGGAATCGGAGCGAAGCAACCTGCTTGCGGCCTATTCGATGCGGCTGAACGATCCGGACCCGCTGATCCACATGCCTGCGGCCCACCAATGGAGCATTTACGAAGGTTCCTGCTCCACGCTGCTGCCAAGCGCGTCCACGGTGGCGCATTTCTCGGAGGATATCGTTGCACTGGGCCTTGCGCGCATCGAAGCGCACTACTTCGCCAACAACATCTTTCTGCCGGAAAATTCGTTGCTTGACAACGCTGGCAAGCTGCGATCGATTCCCGGCATCATCGTGCAGGGACGTTACGACATGGTATGCCCGATCATTTCCGCCCACGATCTGCACCAAGCGTGGCCCGAAGCGGAATACACGGTCATTCCCGACGCCGGTCATTCGGCCTGGGAAGCCGGGATCAGCGCGCAACTGGTTGCGGCGATGGAAAGATTAAAGGCGAGGGTCTAG